One genomic segment of Alosa sapidissima isolate fAloSap1 chromosome 13, fAloSap1.pri, whole genome shotgun sequence includes these proteins:
- the LOC121680279 gene encoding uncharacterized protein LOC121680279, with the protein MQLEAAKLRAERENRIVREKEIDKEIELKKLELDFKRLEHEERENERRREFQREEHGFVLRKLEMELAIKKLTIATVPPGFQSDVSLPTSPVRSSVNVTVPVPSAPLGDSDEVAPLSVPLDISDNAVPFVPLAPSVPSIPPNQPFDVSRHIRMVPPFSDREVDKYFSHFERVAVTLKWPVEFWTLLLQCVLTGKAQEVYSALTVPQSSDYSLVKTTILNAYELVPEAYRQKFRGLRKTEQLTFVEFAREKESVFDRWCTSQRAHTKEQIRELLLLEEFKNCVPETVATYLNDQKVTTLSQAAVCADEFVLTHRSSFLFSSPPPRRRCSAQPSSPRQNGRDSEFRRPKSPSEAPVISIYPLEEDVRMFGDVSVSCPRL; encoded by the exons ATGCAGTTAGAGGCAGCAAAATTACGGGCTGAACGTGAGAACAGAATTGTCAGAGAAAAGGAAATTGACAAAGAGATCGAGCTTAAGAAATTGGAGCTTGATTTTAAACGATTAGAACATGAGGAACGAGAGAATGAACGTAGAAGGGAATTTCAACGTGAAGAGCACGGTTTCGTGTTGAGAAAACTTGAGATGGAATTGGCCATAAAGAAACTTACCATCGCTACAGTTCCTCCAGGTTTTCAATCTGACGTTTCTTTGCCTACTTCTCCTGTTCGCTCTAGTGTCAATGTTACTGTGCCTGTGCCGTCTGCCCCGTTGGGAGATTCCGATGAAGTTGCTCCGCTGTCTGTTCCGTTGGACATTTCAGATAATGCTGTCCCTTTTGTTCCTTTGGCTCCGTCTGTGCCTTCGATTCCGCCGAACCAACCTTTCGATGTCAGTCGACATATTCGCATGGTTCCTCCGTTTAGTGACCGCGAGGTGGATAAGTATTTTAGTCATTTCGAGAGAGTTGCCGTCACACTAAAGTGGCCTGTTGAGTTCTGGACCCTGCTGTTACAGTGCGTGCTCACCGGAAAAGCACAGGAGGTCTATTCTGCGCTCACTGTACCACAGAGCTCAGACTACAGTTTAGTAAAAACGACAATTCTAAATGCATATGAGTTAGTTCCTGAGGCATACAGGCAAAAATTTCGTGGCCTTCGAAAAACTGAGCAGCTCACATTCGTTGAGTTtgcgagggagaaagagagcgttTTTGATCGGTGGTGCACTTCTCAACGTGCCCACACTAAAGAACAAATCCGAGAACTCCTTCTGCTGGAAGAATTTAAAAACTGTGTTCCAGAGACTGTAGCTACTTATTTAAACGACCAAAAGGTAACAACACTGTCACAGGCTGCTGTCTGTGCTGACGAATTTGTGTTAACGCACAGAAGTTcgtttctcttttcttctcctcctcctcgtcgtcGTTGTTCAGCTCAGCCTTCTAGTCCGAGGCAGAACGGAAGAGATTCAGAGTTCCGAAGGCCTAAGTCACCTTCTGAAG CTCCTGTGATCTCCATCTACCCTCTTGAGGAGGATGTTCGTATGTTCGGTGATGTGTCTGTCTCTTGTCCAAGACTTTAG